From Cecembia calidifontis, one genomic window encodes:
- a CDS encoding sulfite exporter TauE/SafE family protein, translating to MIWTAFLLGFLGSFHCLGMCGPIALAVSAKDRVPFLANKIIYNLGRTFTYALLGALIGLIGLTFSLAGIQQWISILMGGLIFFMAFFYKQSERWIAQKGFFGGVFKLKSALGQFLKKGGTTAFFISGVLNGLLPCGMVYIALIASLALQSPLEGALYMFFFGLGTIPMLVAVMLTGKILSIPIRNKLTNAMPYLAMFIGILFIVRGLGLGVHYLSPKLPAVEDGKVTTEMTVCD from the coding sequence ATGATCTGGACAGCTTTCCTATTAGGGTTTTTGGGTTCCTTCCATTGTCTGGGAATGTGTGGCCCCATCGCTTTGGCAGTCTCTGCCAAAGACAGGGTTCCATTTTTGGCGAATAAGATTATTTATAATCTTGGCAGGACGTTTACTTATGCCTTATTGGGAGCATTGATAGGACTTATTGGATTAACTTTCTCCCTGGCAGGAATACAGCAATGGATCTCCATACTGATGGGAGGGTTGATTTTTTTTATGGCCTTCTTTTATAAGCAATCCGAAAGATGGATTGCGCAAAAGGGTTTCTTTGGAGGGGTTTTTAAATTAAAAAGTGCTTTAGGTCAATTTCTGAAAAAAGGGGGTACTACCGCATTTTTTATCTCAGGTGTACTGAATGGACTTTTGCCTTGCGGTATGGTCTATATCGCTTTGATCGCATCCCTTGCACTGCAGAGTCCCCTGGAGGGAGCCTTGTATATGTTCTTCTTTGGCCTTGGCACCATACCCATGTTGGTAGCCGTGATGCTTACTGGAAAAATCCTTTCCATACCTATCCGCAACAAACTGACCAATGCCATGCCATATTTAGCCATGTTTATTGGCATTCTCTTTATTGTCAGGGGTTTAGGGTTAGGAGTACATTATTTAAGTCCAAAGCTCCCTGCCGTTGAGGATGGAAAGGTAACTACTGAAATGACCGTTTGCGACTGA
- a CDS encoding putative ABC exporter domain-containing protein has product MNEFRLLLRKDIFILVNNIKLLFKNPARLLPYLFVIGYIGFFYTKGFESSQNNSSDDIEEVSNILTEIAVELFSIRGGITLVALVILMFQLFKATKKNISFFSMADVNLLFTSPVAPANILLYYMLRSLIPALGGSAIFMVYITASVNEYLQLNAMKVLAMALGIGLFIFIISPIKFLLYTLNTKYHIYPLVKKILVFFSILLAAMILIPGLRGEKFWEGMFAWVGSPWFDFFPLVGWSRAMVLFLENGDLLKLAGFSMAYVLLSILLINQVILHSGQFYEDVLESTRSKEENKEKVKSQEVSEATYGLNTKKKLEVSNFGQGAVALYWRNYVNGSRLDFHPLAGLYTFIFAGIALVLALLSRFDLLTHKVLYGYLVFLVSIYFIGGLGKTNLGDMKKPFFILIPASWTSKFWNLIKLDMYQTLVLGLLTIVPAVFIAELHWGLILVFPLLLLLYYLTGFGIALVTNVGFEESWDRKLIKPLIISGVFFFGIIPSFLSGVFAFIISKQFVYGLLGMCIGMGLVTAIMLHLIMDIISRVEFKEA; this is encoded by the coding sequence ATGAATGAGTTCAGACTTTTGCTCCGAAAGGATATTTTTATCCTGGTGAACAATATCAAGCTACTTTTCAAAAATCCGGCAAGGCTACTGCCCTATCTCTTTGTGATAGGCTATATCGGTTTTTTCTATACCAAAGGTTTTGAAAGCAGTCAAAACAACAGTTCGGATGATATTGAAGAAGTTTCCAATATCCTTACAGAAATTGCTGTAGAGCTTTTCAGCATCCGAGGCGGGATCACCTTGGTAGCCTTGGTAATCCTGATGTTCCAATTGTTCAAGGCCACCAAGAAAAATATCAGCTTTTTCAGCATGGCAGATGTCAATCTACTGTTTACATCTCCAGTAGCCCCTGCCAATATCCTGTTGTATTACATGCTCAGAAGCCTGATCCCGGCATTGGGAGGCTCAGCTATTTTTATGGTATATATCACCGCTTCTGTCAATGAATACCTGCAGCTGAACGCTATGAAAGTTTTGGCCATGGCATTGGGTATAGGTTTATTCATCTTTATCATTTCCCCGATCAAATTTTTGCTTTATACCCTCAATACCAAGTACCATATTTATCCCCTTGTCAAAAAAATCTTGGTCTTCTTTTCCATATTGCTTGCGGCCATGATTTTGATTCCCGGTTTACGTGGCGAAAAATTCTGGGAAGGAATGTTCGCTTGGGTAGGTTCCCCTTGGTTTGACTTCTTTCCCTTGGTGGGTTGGAGCAGGGCAATGGTGCTGTTTTTGGAAAATGGGGACCTCCTGAAATTAGCAGGTTTTTCCATGGCTTATGTGCTATTGAGCATTCTGCTTATCAATCAGGTAATCTTACATTCCGGGCAATTTTATGAGGATGTGCTTGAAAGCACCAGGTCCAAGGAAGAAAACAAGGAAAAAGTAAAAAGTCAGGAAGTATCAGAAGCTACCTATGGACTGAATACCAAAAAGAAACTGGAAGTCTCTAACTTCGGACAGGGTGCAGTGGCATTGTATTGGAGAAATTATGTCAATGGATCGCGACTGGATTTCCATCCATTGGCAGGTTTGTACACCTTTATTTTTGCAGGGATTGCTTTGGTATTGGCCCTGCTTTCAAGATTTGACCTCTTGACCCATAAGGTCCTCTACGGTTATCTGGTTTTTTTAGTAAGTATATATTTTATAGGCGGACTCGGAAAAACCAATTTGGGTGATATGAAAAAGCCCTTTTTTATTCTTATCCCGGCTTCCTGGACGAGTAAATTCTGGAATTTGATCAAACTCGATATGTATCAAACGCTCGTTTTGGGCTTGCTGACCATAGTTCCTGCCGTATTTATCGCCGAACTCCATTGGGGCTTAATCTTGGTTTTCCCTTTGCTGCTTTTATTGTACTACCTCACTGGATTTGGGATTGCCCTGGTTACGAATGTGGGCTTTGAAGAGTCCTGGGACAGGAAATTGATCAAGCCTTTGATCATCTCCGGTGTTTTCTTTTTCGGAATCATTCCCTCTTTCTTGTCAGGAGTATTCGCCTTCATAATCAGTAAGCAATTTGTCTATGGCCTTTTGGGCATGTGCATTGGCATGGGTCTGGTAACAGCCATCATGCTGCATCTGATCATGGATATCATCAGCAGGGTGGAATTCAAAGAAGCTTAA
- a CDS encoding ABC transporter ATP-binding protein, protein MLEVEGLVKRYGKQNAVNDISFSLQGGEVVGLLGPNGAGKSTTMKCIVGLLRKTAGSIRIGGYDHLSVPAKKMFSYIPETPHVYDLLTVKEHMQFIAQAYAVEDWKRKAEEWMEIYELTDKQDKLGRDLSKGMRQKVSICCALLPDPELLFFDEPMIGLDPKAIKNTKRIFKELKENGKTILVSTHLIDSVETIADRIMIMKDGNIIGNDTLANLKATFSESNDSSLEDLFLELTKDE, encoded by the coding sequence ATGTTAGAAGTAGAAGGTTTGGTCAAAAGATACGGCAAACAGAATGCCGTCAATGACATCAGTTTTTCATTACAGGGAGGGGAAGTTGTCGGACTTCTTGGACCCAACGGAGCAGGGAAAAGCACCACGATGAAGTGTATTGTAGGTTTATTGAGAAAAACAGCAGGAAGTATCCGCATAGGTGGTTATGACCACCTTTCCGTTCCTGCCAAAAAAATGTTCTCTTACATCCCGGAAACACCACACGTGTATGACCTTCTCACCGTGAAGGAACACATGCAGTTCATTGCTCAGGCATATGCAGTCGAAGACTGGAAAAGGAAAGCTGAAGAATGGATGGAAATTTATGAATTGACAGACAAGCAGGACAAGTTGGGCAGGGACCTTTCCAAAGGTATGCGCCAAAAAGTATCTATCTGTTGTGCATTATTGCCTGATCCTGAGCTTTTATTTTTTGACGAACCCATGATCGGACTTGATCCAAAAGCTATCAAGAACACCAAAAGAATCTTCAAAGAGTTGAAGGAAAATGGAAAAACAATATTGGTCAGCACCCACCTTATTGATAGCGTAGAGACCATTGCGGATCGTATCATGATCATGAAGGACGGCAATATTATCGGCAATGACACCCTGGCCAATTTAAAAGCTACCTTCAGCGAAAGTAATGATTCCAGTTTAGAGGACTTATTTTTAGAATTGACCAAAGATGAATGA
- a CDS encoding FixH family protein, whose amino-acid sequence MDWGKGIILTLAAFGILILSMVVICVRQDDIHLVTQNYYEEEIKYQDQIQKMINASQLDHEVLIYDNQLKIVDLHLPVGAKGTLHFFRPSDARLDQKIEFDISDASVNAVDVKSLKPGYWRVKLTWVENGTAYYQEKKITI is encoded by the coding sequence ATGGATTGGGGAAAAGGAATAATACTTACACTTGCAGCTTTTGGCATTTTGATTCTGTCGATGGTGGTCATCTGTGTCAGACAGGATGACATTCACCTGGTTACCCAGAATTATTATGAGGAGGAAATCAAATACCAGGATCAAATTCAAAAAATGATCAATGCCAGCCAATTGGACCATGAGGTGCTGATCTATGATAATCAATTGAAGATTGTTGACCTGCACCTTCCTGTAGGAGCCAAGGGCACCTTGCATTTCTTTAGGCCTTCAGATGCCAGATTGGATCAAAAAATTGAATTTGATATTTCTGATGCTTCTGTCAATGCTGTAGATGTCAAAAGCCTGAAGCCTGGGTACTGGAGGGTAAAATTGACCTGGGTAGAAAACGGCACCGCATATTACCAGGAAAAGAAAATCACTATATAA
- a CDS encoding Gfo/Idh/MocA family protein: MEKQAMDRSRRDFISKSAALAAGSVFFTGIAEALQLHERPNQKMRIAMVGLGIRGVNMFGRDVQRVYKDQIEFVGLCDHNEGRLKFGQQYIGVNCPLYTDLDKMLREQKPDVVIVTTVDNTHHTFIIKALESGIHVITEKPMTTDEVKCQAILDAERKSGKKVIVTFNYRYSPHRQRMYEIIRSGEIGEVTSVDFHWYLDTSHGADYFRRWHAYREKGGTLLVHKSTHHFDLLNWWLDSDPEEVFAYGALEFYGKNGPFRHTHCRPCPHKNKCDFHWDITKNSHLVDLYVNNEQYDGYLRDGCVFREDIDIYDKMAVQIRYMNGVQVSYSLTSYSPYEGYRIAFNGTKGRLDAWIKESQPWEESDQDELRLTRNFGTSEIIIIPHGGGGHGGGDTRLKDKLFKDPSMADPYRQSAGTRDGAMSILVGIAARKSIESGKPIKVADLTDIKLEKTGRGMV; encoded by the coding sequence ATGGAAAAACAAGCAATGGATAGATCAAGAAGAGACTTTATTTCGAAATCGGCTGCGTTGGCAGCAGGATCCGTATTTTTTACAGGAATAGCGGAGGCCTTACAGCTTCATGAGCGCCCAAATCAGAAAATGAGAATTGCTATGGTAGGATTGGGGATCAGGGGTGTGAATATGTTTGGAAGGGATGTGCAGCGGGTTTACAAGGATCAGATAGAGTTTGTTGGTCTATGTGACCATAATGAGGGTAGATTAAAGTTTGGCCAGCAATATATCGGTGTAAATTGTCCGCTTTACACGGATCTTGACAAGATGCTGCGGGAGCAAAAACCGGATGTGGTGATCGTCACTACCGTGGACAATACCCATCATACATTTATTATCAAGGCTTTGGAGTCCGGTATCCATGTGATCACAGAAAAACCCATGACCACAGATGAGGTGAAATGCCAGGCCATTTTGGATGCCGAGCGGAAATCCGGGAAGAAAGTAATAGTCACCTTCAATTACCGCTATTCCCCTCATCGGCAGCGCATGTATGAAATCATCCGTAGTGGGGAAATCGGAGAGGTGACCTCTGTGGATTTCCATTGGTACCTGGACACCTCCCATGGCGCGGATTATTTCAGGAGATGGCATGCCTACAGGGAGAAAGGAGGAACTTTACTGGTTCACAAATCCACGCACCATTTTGACCTGCTCAACTGGTGGCTGGATTCTGATCCTGAAGAAGTTTTTGCCTATGGGGCTTTGGAGTTTTATGGAAAGAACGGGCCATTTAGGCATACCCACTGCCGTCCTTGTCCCCACAAAAACAAATGTGACTTTCATTGGGATATTACCAAAAATTCCCATTTGGTAGACCTGTATGTCAACAATGAACAGTATGACGGATACTTAAGGGATGGCTGTGTTTTCAGAGAAGATATAGACATTTATGATAAAATGGCCGTTCAGATACGGTATATGAATGGAGTGCAGGTGAGTTACTCCTTGACAAGCTATTCCCCTTATGAAGGATACAGGATTGCTTTCAATGGCACCAAAGGGCGTCTGGATGCCTGGATCAAAGAAAGTCAGCCCTGGGAGGAATCTGATCAGGATGAACTCCGCCTGACAAGAAACTTTGGGACTTCGGAAATCATTATCATTCCACATGGTGGAGGGGGACACGGGGGAGGAGATACCCGTTTGAAAGATAAGCTGTTCAAAGATCCCTCGATGGCCGACCCATACAGACAATCCGCAGGAACAAGAGATGGTGCCATGTCCATCTTGGTAGGAATAGCGGCCAGGAAAAGCATAGAGAGCGGTAAGCCGATTAAAGTTGCGGATCTTACAGATATTAAGTTGGAAAAAACAGGCAGGGGAATGGTATAA
- the hemN gene encoding oxygen-independent coproporphyrinogen III oxidase — METTKLDLIKKYNVPAPRYTSYPTVPLWEDDLSERGWVSMVKKSYEDFGDKEGVTLYIHLPYCESLCTYCGCNKRITKNHAVEAPYISSIMNEWSAYLKVLDTKPKLAGIHLGGGTPTFFSPQSLKEMLDFILETSSVMPEAAFSFEGHPNNTTREHLQTLFDLGFRRVSFGIQDFNLEVQKAIHRIQPFERVKEATDVAREIGYDSVNFDLIYGLPHQNLETIKDTFEKVSLLKPDRIAFYSYAHLPSAFPAQKSFEQHLPNEAEKRRLYEVGKEILQSMGYLEIGMDHFALPKDPLYLAKENKTLHRNFMGYTTSPSKILIGLGNSSISDVYYAYAQNTKEIDLYKEQISLGHFAISKGHLMSSEDIQNRNLILQLICNQEARWDFCYYSKLGKKNWDKLKIFKEEGLIDFDATGIKIKKEGMPFIRNICMTFDQRMQEKESQKFGFSKAI; from the coding sequence ATGGAAACCACCAAACTTGATCTGATCAAAAAATACAATGTTCCTGCTCCCAGGTATACTTCTTACCCAACCGTCCCGCTTTGGGAAGATGATCTGAGCGAAAGAGGCTGGGTGAGTATGGTCAAAAAATCATATGAAGATTTTGGGGATAAGGAAGGAGTGACGCTCTATATCCACCTTCCTTATTGCGAAAGCTTGTGCACCTACTGTGGCTGCAACAAACGGATCACCAAAAACCATGCGGTAGAAGCTCCCTACATCAGCAGCATTATGAATGAATGGTCGGCATACCTGAAGGTTTTGGATACCAAGCCTAAATTGGCCGGCATCCATTTGGGAGGAGGCACCCCGACTTTTTTCTCTCCCCAATCCCTCAAAGAAATGCTGGATTTCATCTTGGAGACTTCCTCGGTAATGCCTGAGGCGGCATTCAGTTTTGAAGGCCACCCCAACAATACCACTAGGGAACACCTTCAGACCCTTTTTGACCTGGGCTTCCGAAGGGTGAGCTTTGGCATACAGGATTTCAATTTGGAGGTACAAAAAGCCATTCACCGGATTCAGCCTTTCGAAAGGGTAAAAGAAGCGACAGATGTGGCAAGAGAAATCGGCTATGATTCTGTCAATTTTGACCTGATCTATGGGCTGCCCCATCAGAATCTGGAAACCATCAAAGATACTTTTGAAAAAGTGTCCCTTTTAAAACCTGACCGCATTGCATTTTACAGCTATGCCCATCTTCCATCAGCCTTCCCTGCCCAGAAGAGTTTTGAGCAACATTTACCCAATGAAGCCGAAAAGAGGAGACTCTATGAAGTAGGGAAAGAAATCCTCCAATCCATGGGATACCTGGAAATTGGAATGGACCATTTTGCCCTTCCTAAGGATCCACTCTATTTGGCCAAAGAAAATAAAACCCTGCACAGGAACTTCATGGGATATACCACCTCCCCTTCCAAAATACTGATAGGCCTGGGCAACAGTTCCATTTCCGATGTATATTATGCCTATGCACAAAACACCAAGGAAATCGACCTCTACAAAGAGCAGATTAGCTTGGGACATTTCGCCATCAGCAAAGGACATCTTATGAGTTCAGAAGACATCCAAAACAGAAACCTGATACTTCAATTGATCTGCAATCAGGAAGCCCGCTGGGATTTCTGTTACTATTCCAAGCTTGGGAAAAAGAACTGGGACAAGCTGAAAATATTTAAAGAGGAAGGCCTTATTGATTTTGATGCTACCGGAATTAAAATAAAAAAAGAGGGCATGCCCTTTATCCGTAATATCTGTATGACCTTCGACCAAAGAATGCAGGAAAAGGAAAGCCAGAAATTCGGATTCAGCAAAGCCATTTAA